In a single window of the Streptomyces sp. HUAS ZL42 genome:
- a CDS encoding RidA family protein, with protein sequence MSELTRIPAPDGVAAAAQYTHVVMGTGRFVAISGQLPLDEDRRLVGEGDAQAQAPQVFENLRRCLAAAGAGFDDVVKLTFFVTDMAYMPAIRAARAEHIPDDRLPAASAVQVAALVRPEFLMEIEAPPLPEGVGVPPAAVGE encoded by the coding sequence ATGAGTGAGCTGACCAGGATTCCCGCCCCCGACGGCGTCGCCGCCGCCGCCCAGTACACCCACGTCGTCATGGGCACGGGCCGTTTCGTGGCGATATCGGGCCAGCTCCCTCTCGACGAAGACCGCAGGCTGGTCGGCGAGGGCGACGCACAGGCCCAGGCCCCCCAGGTCTTCGAGAACCTCCGCCGCTGCCTGGCCGCGGCCGGAGCAGGCTTCGACGACGTCGTCAAACTGACCTTCTTCGTCACGGACATGGCGTACATGCCGGCGATCCGCGCGGCCCGCGCCGAACACATACCCGACGACCGCCTCCCGGCCGCCTCGGCGGTACAGGTGGCCGCGCTGGTCCGCCCGGAGTTCCTGATGGAGATCGAGGCTCCCCCACTGCCCGAAGGCGTGGGGGTACCCCCAGCGGCGGTGGGCGAATGA
- a CDS encoding N-acetyltransferase family protein, whose protein sequence is MTGLRVREMTLADCDRVSEIRIRGWQTAYEGLMPQSYLDALSATEDAERRRARFGQGDGSVVNLVAEQDGEVVGWACHGPYRDGEVRTGDAELYAIYVTPDRFGSGVGRALLAESVRRCAGHARVFLWVLKENARARRFYERAGFHADGTEEPFEVDGVEVPEVRYVKGLSA, encoded by the coding sequence ATGACCGGCCTCCGGGTGCGTGAGATGACGCTCGCCGACTGCGATCGCGTCTCCGAGATCCGTATCCGCGGCTGGCAGACCGCCTATGAGGGACTCATGCCGCAGTCGTACCTCGATGCGCTCAGCGCGACCGAGGACGCCGAGCGGCGCCGTGCCCGCTTCGGGCAGGGGGACGGCAGTGTGGTGAACCTGGTCGCCGAGCAGGACGGCGAGGTGGTCGGCTGGGCCTGCCACGGCCCGTACCGGGACGGCGAAGTGCGCACGGGGGACGCCGAGTTGTACGCGATCTACGTCACTCCCGACCGCTTCGGGAGCGGAGTCGGCCGGGCTCTTCTCGCGGAGTCCGTACGGCGGTGCGCGGGGCACGCGCGCGTGTTCCTCTGGGTCCTCAAGGAGAACGCCCGCGCCCGGCGCTTCTACGAACGGGCCGGGTTTCACGCCGACGGCACCGAGGAGCCCTTCGAGGTGGACGGTGTGGAGGTGCCCGAAGTGCGGTATGTGAAGGGGCTCTCGGCCTGA
- a CDS encoding adenylosuccinate lyase: MDEELRSLTERLRREAGASAVYDRLVATEDTDELAGVLTAAGQPLWARELAAFRLGVAGDRRAFESLVLLLNHRDPPRCASAAHALARLGDPRTARAAAALATNELRVAYALHPVRLLAELNAPESVPALITTLERRLRPHDPYRRVALACVEGLGALGDARARPVLNDALAHPALAEAAVHALARIPPQR; the protein is encoded by the coding sequence ATGGACGAAGAGTTGCGATCACTCACGGAGCGTTTACGGCGGGAAGCGGGAGCTTCGGCGGTGTACGACCGGCTCGTGGCGACCGAGGACACGGACGAGCTGGCGGGTGTGCTCACCGCGGCCGGACAGCCCCTGTGGGCCAGGGAGCTGGCCGCCTTCCGTCTCGGTGTGGCCGGGGACCGCCGGGCCTTCGAATCGCTTGTCCTGCTGCTCAACCACCGCGACCCGCCCCGCTGCGCCTCCGCCGCCCACGCCCTCGCACGACTCGGCGATCCGCGCACCGCCCGCGCGGCCGCCGCCCTCGCCACCAACGAACTGCGCGTCGCCTATGCCCTGCACCCGGTCCGGCTGCTGGCCGAGCTGAACGCCCCGGAGTCCGTGCCCGCCCTGATCACCACCCTGGAGCGGCGGCTGCGGCCGCACGACCCGTACCGGCGGGTGGCGCTGGCGTGTGTGGAGGGACTCGGCGCCCTCGGGGACGCCCGCGCCAGGCCCGTACTGAACGACGCCCTCGCGCACCCGGCGCTCGCCGAGGCGGCGGTGCACGCGCTGGCGCGGATCCCCCCACAGCGGTGA